AAGTCGATGTCCAGGAAGTCGGCAGAGCCGCTGTCCTGGGACACCTTCTCCAGGTCGTCCCCCATGCCGTCCCCCTCCCTTCCCACCACATCCTGCTTCCTGGTCGTGGCACGGCGGCAGAGGCCCGACTTGGCAGGACCCACCATGGCAAGGAAGACAGCACCCAGCCCCATGCCCACAGCGCAGGAATAGAAGGCCGAGCCGTAGTTATGGGTCACATCCACCAATAAGCCTGAGGAGAAAACACACCGGAATACGGGCAACGTTAAAGACGCCCAAAGACAGACGTGGAACGGACATGACAGGAAAACAGGGGCGTCGGAGGAATACAGAGAGCATACGTATTTACTGTACTGTGTATTATCATCCATGTCCATCCATCTATTATATTCATTAGAACAGCTCTGCTTGGGCGACAGGTCCCACGACCATGCCGGGGTGGCATCTCTTACCTCCCAGGGGTGGTCCGGCCAGCCCCGCGAAGCTCTGAATGCACACGTAGACCCCCACGGACGAGGGCATGCGGTCGATGCCCACCACGTCCTCCTCGGCCAGCATGGGGATGTGGGTGGAGCCTACGGTGCCCATCAGGAAGCCGTAGAAACAGCAGCAGACCACCAGCCCCCAGAACTCCGTCACCAGGGTGAAGGCCACCAGCACGAGGCACAGCAGGACGACGCAAACCAGGAGCACCCGGGTCTTCCGCACCCGCAGCTTGTTCAATATGACTCCGATGGACAGGCGTCCGCACACCTCGGCCACCGCCATCACGGACAGCATGTAGGCCGCCTTCTCCGAGTCCACCCCTCTGCTCTTGCTGAGTTCTATGATGTAAAGCGACGGGGCGAAGAAACCCAGGGTGGCGAACAGGCCAAACAGGGAGTAGCAGAGGAACGCTCCGTCTTTCAGCACAGTGACGTCGAGGAGTTTAGGCCTGGGCGGTTGAGCCACCACGGGGCACGACTCGCTTCGCTCCTTCCCCCCGGCCTCGAGCTGCTCCAGCGGGGTTAGAGGGATTTCCTGGCCCCCTTGATCATGGCTCCTCTCGCCCCGGGCCTCCATGAGGGCCAGCGTCTCGGATGGGTCGTGGGAGGCCGCTGTGGCGGCCTGGAGGTCGGCAGTGGAGGCGGACAGGGAGGTGACCCCGGAATCGGCTGAGTCTTCAGACTCCCCGGCACTAATGCTGGTCTGGGCGTCTTCATTCTCGAGCTCGTAGACCGTAGCCAACGGAACAAACGGCTTCTTACTGAACACATCCTCGACCTCTTCCTGGCTGGGGCTGATGACGATCGGTCGTAGCAGAGCGCCACAGCCAATCAAGGAGGCCTGCAGGAAGCCGATGAGGACGAAGCAGTGACGCCAGCCGATGCTCTCCTTTAAGGCCATGAAGGCTGCAGAAGGGATGGGAAACCGTTTTAAAATGAGTTTTACCATTCCACAAGGTTACTTGGAAGCAGATTGGAGGACAAAATATGAAACTGACATCTTTTTCCTAaggaagtgcactacttttgggAATGGGGTGCCAATTGGGAGGGACATGGACGAACCTGGTGCAAAGCCAAACATGGCGAAGGACTCTCCTGATGATGCCAGGGAGGTGACCAGAGACCTCCTCTTGCTAAAATACTGGGACAAGATGGTGACCGTCGGGAGGAAGGTCAGGCAGTAACCCAGGCCTGAAGATATCAGAAATGAGaagaatattttttaataaacacCCAAAATGTGCAGTGTGCGTGATCAGGGTTGCCTTGTCATCAAGGTCTTGTCAAATAAGGTTTACGAAGTGTCAAAGGGCAAAATGCCGTTTCACTCTTTTCTCAAATCCATGTCATCGGTTAGACGTCATTGATCAAACACGAGCGTGCGGGAACGTGATAGCCACTGGCCCTGCAgcgaggtcagaggtcaagagGTCAGGGGTGACAGGTCTCTGTGATGTCAAAGGTCAGGGGCTGACGCGTCACTGTGACGTGACTCACTCAGTGGTCGCTTGGCCGAGGTGTGATGGGGTCGGGCTGGTTGTCGTGGCGACTGCTAAAATAAGACGCAGTTAaaaaacaacagagagagaaaagagaagaggggaagagaaaaCAGGGATTGTTAAGTTAGCTGCTGTCTGTTTCAAAAGGAGAGCTGAAGAATCGTCATTCAGAAGGAGAGCTAGCAGTGTTTCGTTCTGGGAAAGAAAAGTTATTCCCATCGGATCTGGaaggaaatatttgtttatttttggataATTTTGATATCATCAGTCCTTTTCTGCGGTGTCAATCCAGGATGGATCACAGTGCAGGACGTAGATTCAAAATAGTGGTGTTTAAGCCTCATTGTTAACACAGGTTTCATTGATATGCAGTAAATACAGGTTTCATTGATACAGGCTTGGCAGCGGAGTTATTCTTGAGCACCCCACAAGCAAAGACCTGGTCTGGAAGATGTTGGTCAATGTCAATCAGGGCACTGCTAGTCATCCCTTCCCTATTCTTTACTTTGTCAAATGGTTCTTCACTCTGAAACAAGTCTGTTGGCCAGAAGGAACGGTACAGTCGTATAAACAGCCACTACAAAGAGTGTTCAACTTAAGACATCGCTAGAAAAAAGTAATGGAAGTAATCAGGAGATGTGTAAGCACGGTTAAAATGAGTCATCTGCATTGTTTGCTAGTGATGGCAAATGTTAGCTGAAGTTTGTAAGAGCCGTTTAAAGACAACTGAACAACAGATTTCTCTTGGCCATATACTTATTTCATTGTGAGAAACAAAGTGAAAACCTCCCTTAAGCATGAACTGACCATTactcttaaaaaagaaaaggattCAGTGTTTTCCAGATCATTTGATGCCCCTCACAAGACAGGCCGCAGTGTGCAACGATGGGGGGGGTGTATGTGTTAGCTTGTGTGCTTGCCCATCCGCGCGGGCCGTCGATTAAATGGTTACCTGAGACAATACCGAGGGTGATGTACATCTCATTGATGGAGGACACGAAAGCCGAGGAGATGGTTCCCAGACTGATGAGAAAACCTCCCAGCATCACCACAGGACGGTACCCAAACCGGTTACTCAGCAGAGTGGACAGAGGGGCTGGAGGAAGAAGGGAGGGAGTCGACACATGGAGAAGAGAGAGTGTGGTTTAGTTTTAAAAGGTAGAGATacgattgttttgttttgctggtAGAGATatgtcttatatatatatattaaatattactCCTCTTCACTAAGTgatcatttttatataaaatgatGGCTGTATGAAACAAATACCACTCCTCCTTACATCATCTTTTAAGATCCATTGGTTAACAATACTGGAATTAATTTTGGTTGAATTAACAATTTCTTTGTGGATTGTTAAGATCCACTTTCTGACAATTGTCCTGTCAGAGGCATAGGATGCCATTCACTTTAATAATGGCTCATGGTTCAGTGGAAGCCAAAGCCGTATTTGACAGTAGGCATGTA
This is a stretch of genomic DNA from Esox lucius isolate fEsoLuc1 chromosome 11, fEsoLuc1.pri, whole genome shotgun sequence. It encodes these proteins:
- the slc16a6b gene encoding solute carrier family 16 member 6b isoform X1; its protein translation is MQGFKSAMQGCAGPCVYEAVPDGGWGWVVAGAFFFVEVFTYGTIKSLGVFLQDLMTEFGESNSRVSWVISICVFILAFTAPLSTLLSNRFGYRPVVMLGGFLISLGTISSAFVSSINEMYITLGIVSGLGYCLTFLPTVTILSQYFSKRRSLVTSLASSGESFAMFGFAPAFMALKESIGWRHCFVLIGFLQASLIGCGALLRPIVISPSQEEVEDVFSKKPFVPLATVYELENEDAQTSISAGESEDSADSGVTSLSASTADLQAATAASHDPSETLALMEARGERSHDQGGQEIPLTPLEQLEAGGKERSESCPVVAQPPRPKLLDVTVLKDGAFLCYSLFGLFATLGFFAPSLYIIELSKSRGVDSEKAAYMLSVMAVAEVCGRLSIGVILNKLRVRKTRVLLVCVVLLCLVLVAFTLVTEFWGLVVCCCFYGFLMGTVGSTHIPMLAEEDVVGIDRMPSSVGVYVCIQSFAGLAGPPLGGLLVDVTHNYGSAFYSCAVGMGLGAVFLAMVGPAKSGLCRRATTRKQDVVGREGDGMGDDLEKVSQDSGSADFLDIDLFAETSPPKRSADRESGGGV
- the slc16a6b gene encoding solute carrier family 16 member 6b isoform X2, which encodes MRCTSPSVLSQQSPRQPARPHHTSAKRPLSLGYCLTFLPTVTILSQYFSKRRSLVTSLASSGESFAMFGFAPAFMALKESIGWRHCFVLIGFLQASLIGCGALLRPIVISPSQEEVEDVFSKKPFVPLATVYELENEDAQTSISAGESEDSADSGVTSLSASTADLQAATAASHDPSETLALMEARGERSHDQGGQEIPLTPLEQLEAGGKERSESCPVVAQPPRPKLLDVTVLKDGAFLCYSLFGLFATLGFFAPSLYIIELSKSRGVDSEKAAYMLSVMAVAEVCGRLSIGVILNKLRVRKTRVLLVCVVLLCLVLVAFTLVTEFWGLVVCCCFYGFLMGTVGSTHIPMLAEEDVVGIDRMPSSVGVYVCIQSFAGLAGPPLGGLLVDVTHNYGSAFYSCAVGMGLGAVFLAMVGPAKSGLCRRATTRKQDVVGREGDGMGDDLEKVSQDSGSADFLDIDLFAETSPPKRSADRESGGGV